The Falco naumanni isolate bFalNau1 chromosome 14, bFalNau1.pat, whole genome shotgun sequence genome includes a window with the following:
- the LOC121097542 gene encoding potassium voltage-gated channel subfamily C member 1-like, whose protein sequence is MEGSKEKIILNIGGVRYETYSSTLQTFPGTKLCSLTEPHAPSIYDYDPATKEFFFDRSAEIFSYVLNYYRTKHFHCPIDICRSVLEEELAFWEINETQLASCCWLKLNNKEVQPEEFNIWDENEQTDDQCLIVQTERRDFSWRTRWQPKIWSVFEKPFSSFSAKCLALVSQLFIVGIVIIFCEETKAQFEFFTANFTSIGYSEVSHNDREPYYHQPAYLLHLELFCVLWFTFELSVRFCFCPDKKLFFQNPLNMVDFISLFPVYIELFVAGQIQRMPSLGLWLGFVRVVYLLKLLKISKLIETPLILRVLCYTLKSILREIFILLMILTFETLFFGSLFFYGELLGSHPSYTGELHFTDILVCFWWALITLTTVGYGDIIPLTTAGQVTAALAAVFGMLTIIIPIPIFLVKFKSYYDIAIFKQKLKRSKKL, encoded by the exons ATGGAAGGCTCCAAGGAAAAAATCATCCTGAATATTGGGGGAGTGAGATATGAGACATACAGCAGCACCCTCCAGACCTTCCCAGGAACCAAGCTGTGCAGCCTAACAGAGCCCCATGCCCCAAGCATCTACGACTATGATCCCGCCACCAAAGAGTTCTTTTTTGATAGGAGTGCTGAAATCTTCAGCTACGTGTTGAACTATTATAGGACCAAACATTTCCACTGTCCCATTGATATCTGTAGGTCAGTCTTAGAAGAAGAGCTGGCTTTCTGGGAAATAAATGAGACACAGCTagcatcctgctgctggttGAAGCTGAATAACAAAGAGGTGCAGCCAGAGGAGTTTAACATTTGGGATGAAAATGAACAGACTGATGATCAGTGCCTCATAGTCCAGACAGAAAGAAGGGATTTCAGCTGGCGAACCAGGTGGCAGCCAAAGATTTGGTCTGTTTTTGAAAAacccttttcctctttcagtgcTAAG TGCTTGGCTTTAGTTTCCCAGCTGTTCATCGTTGGAATTGTCATCATATTCTGTGAGGAGACCAAGGCACAATTTGAGTTTTTTACTGCTAACTTCACCTCTATTGGCTATTCTGAGGTCTCCCACAATGACCGTGAACCCTATTACCACCAGCCTGCCTACTTGCTTCATCTGGAGCTTTTCTGTGTCCTCTGGTTTACTTTTGAGCTCTCTGTGCGATTTTGTTTCTGCCCAGACAAGAAATTGTTCTTCCAAAATCCCCTGAACATGGTGGACTTCATCTCTCTCTTCCCGGTTTATATTGAACTCTTTGTGGCTGGGCAGATTCAGAGAATGCCAAGCCTGGGGCTTTGGTTGGGCTTTGTTCGCGTTGTCTATCTCCTCAAGCTCCTGAAGATATCCAAGCTGATAGAAACGCCATTGATCCTCAGGGTTCTGTGCTACACCCTCAAGTCTATCCTCAGAGAGATATTTATCCTGCTGATGATTCTGACCTTTGAGACCCTCTTCTTTGGCTCTCTCTTTTTCTATGGGGAGTTGCTGGGTAGCCACCCCTCCTACACAGGGGAGCTGCACTTCACTGACATTCTTGTTTGCTTCTGGTGGGCTTTGATCACGCTCACTACAGTGGGCTACGGAGATATTATCCCTCTCACCACAGCTGGCCAAGTGACAGCAGCCTTAGCTGCAGTGTTCGGCATGTTAACTATTATCATCCCAATACCCATTTTCCTGGTGAAATTTAAAAGCTATTATGACATTGCTATCTTcaaacagaagctgaaaaggaGCAAGAAACTTTAA